The window CGGGATGACAGGGTTGGGGACGGGGCAGTCCCTCCGATTGAGACTCGGCGCGAAACGCACTACCATATCCCCATGCCCGTCGACACCGAGACTCATCAGCCTTCCACGACTCACATCCGTGCCCCTCGCGGCACTTCCCTCTCTTGCAAAGGATGGCAGCAGGAAGCCGCGATGCGGATGCTCATGAACAATCTCGACGAAGAGGTCGCCGAGCGACCGCAGGATCTTGTGGTCTATGGCGGCACGGGCAAGGCGGCACGTAATTGGGATTGCTATCACGCCATTGTCCGCTCGCTGAAAGCCTTGGAGAACGATGATACATTGCTGGTGCAATCCGGCAAACCGGTGGGCGTCTTCAAGACGCACGAGTATGCGCCGCGCGTGCTGATTGCAAATTCCAATCTCGTTGGCCATTTCTCCAACTGGGACAAATTCAACGAACTCGAGCGCGCCGGACTAATGATGTACGGCCAGATGACGGCTGGATCGTGGATCTACATCGGCTCGCAGGGGATCGTGCAGGGCACCTACGAAACTTTCAACGCCGCGGGCGACAAGCATTTCGGCGGCGATCTCAGTGGCAAGTTGATCGTCTCCGGTGGCATGGGCGGCATGGGCGGAGCGCAGCCACTGGCGGCTACCATGACGGGCGCGGCGTTTCTCGGCATCGACGTCGATCCCGATCGCATTAAGAAGCGCTTGAAAACCGGCTATTGCGATTTTCTCGTCACCAATCTGGACGAGGCGTTGCGCATCCTCAAGAATGCGATTCGCAAGAAAGAAAATGTCTCCGTGGGATTGGTCGGCAACTGCGCGGATGTGATTCCAGAACTGGCCGAGCGGGGCGTCGTGCCCGACATTCTCACTGACCAGACTTCCGCGCATGATCCGCTGAACGGTTACGTGCCGAATGGCATGACGTTCGAAGCCGCACTGGCTCTGCGGGCAAGCGATACAAAGGCCTACCAGGAACGGTCGCTCGACGCGATGGCGCGGCATGTCGAAGGCATGTTGCGTCTGCAGAAGATGGGGGCAATCACCTTCGATTATGGAAACAACATCCGCACGTTCGCCCATCAACGGGGCGTGACGAATGCCTATGACTTTCCTGGATTTGTGCCTGCCTACATTCGTCCGCTATTTTGCGAAGGCCGTGGACCGTTTCGCTGGGCAGCGCTCTCCGGCGAGCCATCGGACATCGCGGTCACCGACGATCTGGTTTTGCAGTTGTTTCCGGAAAACAAGAGTCTCCGCCGCTGGATTGATCTCGCCCGCAAGCGCATCAAGTTTCAAGGGCTTCCCGCGCGCATCTGCTGGCTGGGATATGGCGAGCGAGCCCAGTTTGGCCTCGCCATCAATGACCTGGTAAAGAAGGGCAAGATCAAAGCGCCCGTCGTCATTGGACGCGATCATCTCGACTGTGGATCGGTTGCCTCTCCCTTCCGAGAAACAGAAAGCATGAAAGACGGCAGCGATGCCATCGCCGACTGGCCGCTTCTCAATGCTCTTGTGAACACGGCGGCGGGTGCATCGTGGGTTTCGATTCACAATGGCGGCGGCGTGGGCATCGGGTACTCGCTGCATGCTGGACAAGTCACCGTCGCCGATGGGACCGACATGATGGCGCAACGTATCGAACGCGTACTTACCACGGATCCAGGCATGGGAGTGATCCGGCACGTAGATGCTGGCTATGACGAAGCAAAGGAATTTGCTGCCCGGCGCGACGTCAAGATTCCGATGGCGGCATCATGAAGATCCACCACAGAGACACAGAGTCACAGAGAGGTTCTTGCCTAATTCTTTCTCGGAGCGGCAATGCCTAAGCCTGCCGGTCTCCTGCTCGTCAACATCGACCAGCTTCTCACCTTGCGAGCGACGAGCAAAGGGCCTCGTCGTCGCGCTTCCCTTTCTGATCTCGGCGTCGTCGAGGATGCTTCGGTCCTCTGCATCGGCGGGAAGGTCGTCTCCGTCGGCACAACCAAAGACGCATTGCGCGATCCATGGCTTAAAAAGAACCGCAAGAAGATCACAGAGATTGACTGTGCCGGCCGTGTCGTCCTTCCTGGCTTTGTCGATTCGCACACCCATCCGGTATTCATGGAGCCGCGCCTGGTAGATTTCGAGAAACGAATCTCCGGCGCCGGTTACGAAGAGATTGCCCAGGCCGGCGGCGGTATTCGCTCCAGCATTGAAGGAGTTCGCAATGCGGCTAAGACAGCACTCACCAGCAAAGTGCTGGCGGTGCTCGGCGATCTGGCGAAACACGGCACAACCACTGTTGAAGCGAAGTCTGGCTATGGATTGAGTCTCGAATCGGAATTGAAATCGCTGCAAGTGATCCGCGCGGCTGCAAAACAGTGGCCGGGCACCGTCGTCCCAACATTTCTGGGAGCGCATGTCGTGCCTCCTGAGTATCGCGGACGCTCACAAAATTACGTTGAACTCGTCTGTAACGAGATGATGCCGGCGGTCGCCAAAGCGAAGCTTGCACAGTTTGTCGATGTCTTTTGTGATCGCGGAGCATTTAGCGCCGCGGAATCCGGACAGATATTCCAGGCTGCACGCGAGAACAAATTACGCGTCCGCGGCCACATGGGTCAGTTGAGCGAGACCAGGCTCGAACCGTTCCTGAAATTTGGCCCCGCGTCTCTCGATCACATGGATTACGTGAACGATGCCGACACGCCCGCGCTTGCCGCCAGCAACACGGTCGCTACGCTCGTGCCGGGTGCGAATTATTTCCTGGGATTGAGCCGCTATCCGGATGCGCGCAAGTTCATCGACTCCGGCGTCGCCGTGGCATTGGCGACGGACTACAACCCGGGGACATCTCCGACCATCAGCATGTCGATGGCGATGTCGCTAGCTTGCACGCATATGAAAATGTCGCCGGCAGAAGCAATTGCAGCGGCGACCATCAACGGCGCGTTTGCCCTCGGCCTGGGCGATCGCAAAGGAAGCATCGAACCGGGCAAGGACGCTGACATGAGCGTCTTCGATGTGAGAAACTATAAGGAGATTCCGTACTGGTTTGGCGTAAACCGGTGCGTGCAGACAATAATCGGTGGAGCGGCCAGCACGTAGGCCCAGGCGGGAACCAAACCGTCCTTTCCAGCGTATTAAATTGAGACAAATTATTTCGCCGAATATTCTTTGGGAGAACCACGCTTGATGAAGCGTTTCGTACTGTTGTGTATTGTTTTGTCTTCTTTCGTTTCTTTTGCCCAGCGCTTGCCGGAACTTGCTCGTCCGGTGAACTATCAGCTGACCTTCGCTCCGGACTTCGAGAAGAACATCTTCTCCGGCCAGGAAACGATTGCCATCCAGATTCTGAAACCGACTTCAGAAATCGTCCTCAACGCTGCAGAGATCGACTTCCTCAGCGCCTCGATCACGACCGCCGGCACGACCCAGGAAGCGGCTGTCGCCGTCGATAAAGTCAAACAGATGGCGACGCTCACCGTCGCTCACACGCTCGCAACCGGACCCGCGACCATCCAGATTCACTTCAACGGTTTACTCAACGGCGAGTTGCGCGGCTTCTACCTTGGCAAAGATGAAACGGGACGCAAGTATGCGGTCACGCAATTCGAATCGACCGACGCCCGACGCGCATTCCCTTCCTTCGACGAACCTGCCTACAAGGCTACGTTCGACATCACCGTGATTGCCGACAAGAAACATGTTGCCCTTTCTAACGCAAAGGTCCTGAGTGACACGTCCGGGCCAGTCGAAGGGAAACACACAGTAAAGTTCGCCACTTCAGCCAAGATGTCTTCGTACCTGGTGGCGATTGCGGTCGGCGAGTTTGAGGCCGTGGAAGGCGAAGCAGACGGCATTCCGATTCGCGTGTGGGGCACTCCCGGCAAGAAGAAGCTGGGCGGATTTGCGCTCGAAGGCGCGAAGTCGTTCATGCATTACTACGACGGCTATTTTGGCATCAAGTATCCGTTCGAAAAGCTCGACCTGATCGGCCTCCCGGACTTTGAAGCGGGCGCCATGGAAAATACCGGCCTGATCACATTTCGTGAGGCGCTTCTCCTGCTGGATGACAAGCGGGCATCGATTGCACTGAAGCGCGATGTGGCCGACGTCATTTCTCATGAAATGGCGCACATGTGGTTCGGTGATTTGGTCACCATGCAATGGTGGGACGACATCTGGCTCAACGAAGGCTTCGCCACCTGGATGTCTCCCAAGCCTGTCTCTGCCTGGAAGCCGGAATGGCACGTCGAACTGGAGAGCGTGCGCGATACCATCCGCTCGCAAGGCGTCGATTCCCTGCTACACACGCGTCCGATTCAGCAGGCGGCGGAGACTCCCGATGAAATTCAGGAACTCTTTGACGGCATCGCCTACGGCAAGACTGCCGCCGTGTTGCGCATGTTGGAAGCTTATATCGGTCCAGAGAGCTTTCGCGCCGGAGTCACGCAATACCTGAAGCAACACTCCTACGGCAATGCCACCGCGACGGATTTCTGGAGCACGCTGTCGAAAGCATCTGGCAAGCCCGTGGACCAGGTCATGCCAACTTTCGTGCAACAGGCTGGATTGCCCTTCGTGGCTGTCCACGCGGATTGCAACGCCGGCACAACCCAAGTCACACTTCACCAGCAGCGCTATTTCTTCGACCGCGAACTGTTCAGTCGCGACGACTCCAAAGCGCTTTGGCAAGTGCCGGTATGCCTGAAAGAGGACGGATCTCCGAATACATCGAAGACATGCCATCTCTTGACGGAAAAGGAAGCGCGCTTCAACCTGCCCGCTTGTGGTAACTGGACATTGGCCAATGCGGGCGCCGAGGGCTTTTACCGCTCGGGATACGATGCCTCAAACATTCGCGGACTGGCGCGCGACGTCGAGACAGGACTCACGCCCGGGGAACGGATCATGCTGCTGGGAGATGTCTGGGCTTCAGTTCGAGTCGGCAAGAAGCCTGTGAGCGACTATCTCGCCCTGGCGGAAGGTCTGCAGAACGAAACCAGCCGTCCCGTCCTCAGCGAACTTCTTTCGCAGCTCGAATACATCGACCACTACCTGACCTCGGAACAGGATCAGCCGCAGTATTCTGCGTGGGTGCGGCAGTTGCTGGCGCCGTCCATCCATCGACTCGGCTTCGAATCCAAATCTGGCGAAAGCGAAGAAGATAAACAGTTGCGCTTCCGAGTCATGGAGGTTGCCGGAGGCGTGGGCCACGATCCTGAAGTCTTGGCTTGGGCGCGCAAGTGGACCAGCCGCAGTCTTTCCAACACCGCTCCGCTTGATAACACGATCGCGGAAACGGCGTTTGCCCTCGCCGCGCGAGACGGCGACTCTTCCCTATACGATCGCCTGCTTGAGAAACAGAAACTGGTACAGACTCCGGAAGATTTTTACATTTACTTGGATGCTCTGCTTGCCTTCCGCGATCCGAAACTGATCGAGCGCAATCTAAGTCGTGTACTCTCTCCCGAAGTCCGCAGCCAGGATGCAGCGGTAGTGATCTCGGAAATTATGAGCATGCCGACCGGAGGCACGCCGGCATGGGAATTCACGAAGAGGCATTGGGACGAGATTGCCAAGCTGAGCAGCGGATCCGCTGCCCGCGTGGTTGAGGCGACTGCGACATTCTGCAGCGCCGAACAAGGCGCCCAGGTAAGCGACTTCTTTACCAGCCACAAAGTCGCGAGTGCGGAACGTGGCCTCAACCAGTCACTGGAAGGGATTCGAAACTGTGCAGATCTGAAATCGCAACAAGCTCCACGCCTGGCCCAGTGGCTCAGCAATCATGAGATCCACGCAGGACAATAGTCTCCGCGCGCAGAAAGAACGGAAAATCGAGCGACTCGATTGAGGGAACCGCGTGCGGGTTGCTATAATGCGGAAGTTCCGAAAGTTCCCTGCGCAGGGCTGCCTCCTCCCGGAGACAGCGAGCGGAATACGGTCACCAGATCGATCCTGGACTGGTGGATAGTCGCCGAGCGCATCCGAAGTGGCCAGGTAGCTCAGGTGGTAGAGCGCAGCCCTGAAAAGGCTGGCGTCGGGGGTTCAACTCCCTCCCTGGCCACCATTGTTATCAATAACTTACGTCTTTCCTGCCTTCCTATTTTTCGCGCGTTTGTGAACAAAAACTCTAGTAACGCTTCGCACCACGGTTCTACCTGCTCACGAGGTATTCCGCCTTGGCTTGCTGGAGCACGGGAATGTCGGGATCTGCATCTTTCCAGAGGGCGAGGAAGTCCTGATACGCGCGGCGGCTTTCGGATTCGTCACCGGTAAGCTTCAACGCTCTGCCCAGGCCCAGATATGCCAGCGCACCGTAAGGCGAGAGTAAATCTACTCCTCTGTGGTCAATTATTTTTCGGAACTCAGCAGCCGCGTCCTTGCCGGCCTTCATCTGCAGATAGGCGTTGCCGCGCAGGTAGATTGCACGCAGGGGCACATTTTGCCACTGTGCGCCCAATTCGTAGCGGGAGGCTCCTTGCAGAGTCTCAACGGCCTGGCTTGGAGCACCTCTTCGCAGCTGAATCCTCGCCCGCGCAATCGGGAGCCAGATTCCTTGTACCAGCGTATCCAACGGAAAGTTCTTGTCCAGGCTGTTCGCGACTGCTTGCGCACGATCCGTGTCTCCGGATATTGCGAGGGCGTCTGCGGCGAGGGTTTGTACAGAGATGCCTTTGTCCATGGCTGCTGCGGACGCCGCCCGGCTGCGCGCCTCCCCGTGCCGCCCCAGTTCCGCAAGCCACTCTGCCTCGATCGCCGCAAATAGAGCGTTGAGCTGATCGAACTTGTTCCGCCGGGCAAGTTCGCTCGCCTGTTGCAGAATCCGGCGCCCATTGAGCAGTTTGCCAGCACGCACAGCCTCCTGTGCCTGAAAGGAAAGAAGGTACACTTCCTCCGGCTTACCCTTCGCCCACTCCGCGTGTGTCCTCATCGCGTCGGGGTCGTTCTGGGTGGCGGCGATGGCATAGAGCATGTTGTGGCCAGCGATATCCTCCGCTCCATTGGCGATCTGGCGCTCACCGATCTTCTTGGCTTCGTCGTAACGATTCAGGCCCAGGTACACACTCGCTAACGAGGTGTAAGGCAAAGGATCTTTAGGCTGTAGCTTCAAAGCTTCCAGACCCTGCGGCACCGCTTGATCGAACAGACCCAAGACTCCATAGATGCTGCAAAGATTGTTAAAAGGAATCCAGTCCCTCGGATAGGACTTCTCCCAGAGCAGGTACTCTGCAATCGATTTTTCCAACTGTCCGCGATCGCTGTAATAGTGGGCCGAGATGTAGAGCCGTTCACGCTCGCTCACGCGATTTCGGAGTTCGAATGCTTTCTGCGTGATTTCACGGGCAAGAGCAGTCTCTCCGACATTTGCGTACACGGCGCCCAAAGTCGCGTAGGCCATGGCGAAGTTAGGGTCGAGTTCGATGGCCCGTTTGTAGAACGGGATGGCATCCATGTCGGATCCCTTGGCGCGTTGCACATCGCCGAGGCTAAAGGCCTTCAACGCTTCCAGTGATGAAGTCGTCGCCTGTTCGATCGGTGTATCGAACTTCTGCACCGATGCCAGGGACTCACCCAGCTTCCGGCGTAGCTGCGACGCGACCGATCCTACAACGCGCAGCACTGTCTCGCGGTCAGCGGCCTGCACTTGTTCGCGTGCAAGGGAGCGACCGGTGCGGCAATTGGTCGCGTCGAGTCCGATGATGTATTGCTTACCCAAGCTCTCGATTGAGCCCGTCAGCATGGCCTGGTTGTTCTGTCGTTCGCAGATTTCTCTGCCGAGTGCAGATGTAATCCGCTCGTCCGGCGGCCGGCCCATGAAGCGCAACGTGTTCTGCACTTCTTCCTCGGGAACGACGTTGAGGAACGGCGACTCTTCCAACTTGACTGCCAGCGCCTGTTTCAATGCGCCATCAAAAACCGACTCACCTGTCGTATTCACGAAGTCCGTGATGAGGATGGAATCCTGTTCCGTCAGCGGCCGCGATTCCGGCGGCCAAAAGAATACGGTGGCAGCCACGACGGCGATCGCGGCCGGTACCATCAGCTTCCAGAGATTCTCCCTCCACCCACGAGACTCGCCACCGAATTCCTGCAAGATCAATGGAGCAGCTGGCGGTGCGATCAACACTCCTGTTGAAGGCGTGTCTCGCTTCATGCGTTTCATGTCGGCGCGCAACTCGGCCGCCGTTTGATACCGAATCTCCCGGTCTTTTTCCAGAGCCTTCATGATGATCTCAGCCAGCTTGGGAGGCAGTTCGGTATTGATGTCGCGCGGAGAGGGCGGCATGCGATTCAAGATGGCCTCATGCACGACAGCGGTCGTTCTGCCGGTGAAAGCCTGAAAGCCCGTCGCCATTTCGTAGAGCACCGCGCCAAACGAGAAAAGATCTGTGCGTGCGTCGAGGTCTTCTCCGCGCGCCTGCTCCGGGGACATATAGGCGACCGTACCCATTGCCACGCCCGGATTAGTAGCATCAGAAGGCGCAGCGGGGATAGGTATTGACACGCGATGCCGCATCGGCGCTTTTTTGGCCAAGCCGAAATCAAGAATCTTCGCCTGTCCGCGATCGGTTACAAAAATATTGGAGGGCTTGATATCGCGATGAATGATGCCGTCCAAATGGGCGGCATCGAGCGCATCCGCGATTTGTATACCCCAATCCAGCAAAAGGTCGGTGGCCAGCCGTCCCTTTTGCGTGATCTCGCTCAGCGGTTGCCCTCGCAGCAACTCCATCGCGATGTAGAGATGCCCGTCGCATTCATCCACGCCGTAAACCGTGCAGATATTGGGATGATTGAGCGAAGAGGCGGCGCGGGCTTCGCGCTCGAATCGCGCCCGCGCGTCCCGATCACTTGCCATGTCTTCGGGCAGAAACTTGAGGGCGGCGCTGCGGCCGAGTTTTACGTCTTCCGCACGGTAGATGACTCCCATGCCGCCCTGGCCAATGGCCTCGATGATGCGATAGGACCCAACCACCGAGCCGATTCTGGAGCCACCGGACTCCGTCGCAGCCAGGCCCTCGGCAGCCGGTTGCTCGAGGAATTGGTCGGCCACCTGGTGAGAACGAAGAAGGGATTCCACTTCTCCGCGGAGCTTTGTGTCGCCGGAACACGCCTTGTCGAGGTAGGCACCGCGCTGGGGTGGGGAGAGCGCCAGGGCCGCGTCAAAGATCTGTTTGATTTTCTGCCAGTCCTCAGGCCTCAATCGCCGTGCCCCCGCTGATCTCACGATATAGCCAGGCTTTGGCTAGAGCCCAATCGCGCTTGACTGTAGCCGTGGAGATACCGAGAGCCTCGGCTGTGTCTTCGATGGACAGGCCGGAGAAGAAGCGAAGCTCAACGATCCGGCTCTGCTGTGGATCCATTTTCTCGAGTTCGCGCAGGCTGGTGTCCAGTGCGATCAAGTCCACGTTGCGCATCTCGAGCGCTGCCACCTCTTCGGCAATCGCCAGCTTGGTTACGCCGGCCCCGCGCTTAACGGCCGCACGGCCTCGGGCGTGATCCACAAGAATGCGCCGCATCAACTGCGCGGCAACGCCAAAAAATTGGCTGCGGTTGTGCCAGTTGACCTGCCGCTGGTCCACCAGCCGGACATAGGCTTCGTGAACCAGTGCTGTGCTTTGCAGAGTGTGGTCGGGACGCTCACGCCGGAGATAGCGGCGCGCTTGACGCCGCAATTCGTCGTAAACGAGCGGGATCAACGCTTCGAGTGACTGCTGGCTGCCGTTGCCCCAGTTCACCAGAAGCTGAGTCACCTGGCTTGGCGGCGATTCGGTCAAAGGACGCTTCCAGACATATCGGAATAACCGTAAATGTCAGAGACGATAGCCCGGTAGCGAAAACATGTCAATGAGACGGAAGGGGAACATGAAGGCGAGAAAAAGGCCCCGGCGAAAGGCCGGGGCCATGGTGTGGGAGCGAGCCAGCCTCCTACGGAGTCACGGTAAGGACAGCGCTCTTGGTCTTTCCGTTGTAAGTGGCTGAGATGGTCACCGTCTTATTGGCAGCGACTGCATTCGTGTTGATGGTGAATGTGGCGGACTTTGCTCCCCCGTTCACCTTCACGTTTGCCGGCAAGGTCGCGATAGCAGAGTTGCTGCTGGAAAGCGCCACAGTCGCGCCGTTCGCGGGGGCCAAGCCGTTCAGCTTCACGGTCGCCGTCGAGTTGTTGCCTCCCTTCACGATCTTCGGGCTGAGTGTGACGGAAGCGAGCGCTGCTGCTTTCACGGTGAGGTTGGCGGTCTTGGTTGTTCCGCCGTAGCTGGCCGAGATCGTGACCGCAGTATCTGAGGCGACGCCGAAGGTTGTCGCATTGAACTGCGCGGTTGTGGCTCCGGCTGCCGCGGTGACGGAAGCAGGTACGCTTGCAGCTGTCGTATTGCTGCTGCTCAGAGTCACGGTGATTTTGGCGGGGGCCGGTCCGCTCAGGGTTACAGTGCCGACGGACTTCTTCCCGCTCACCACGGTGACCGGGTTCATGGTCAGTGAAGCGACGGTTACGGAGGAATTCGCCTTGACCGTCAGGGTCGCCGTCTTGGTGACGCCACTGTACGAAGCCGAGATCGTCGCATTGGTATCGGACGCAACTGGAGTCGTGGTGATGTTGAAGTTGGCGGTGCTGTTACCGGCCAGGACCTGCACACTGCCCTGAACCTGCGCCGCGGCGTTGTTGCTGCTGAGGGCTACGGTGATCCCGCCGGCTGGAGCTACACCCGTGAGGGTCACTGTTCCGGTTGAGTTGCTCCCGCCCTGTATTTGGGTGGGGCTTACGCTGAGTGCGGACAGGGCCGGGGGGTTGATAGTAAGCGTGGCCTGCTTGCTCACTCCGTTGTAGGTCGCGGTAATCGTCGCCGTTACCGTATTCGCGACCGCGGAGGTATTCACGCTGAAAGTTGCGCTTGTGTTGCCTTGCGTGACGACCACGTTGGCCGGAACCGTCGCTGCAGCATTGTTGCTGCTGAGAGTTACGGTGATCCCGCCGGCTGGAGCCGCAGCCGTCAAGGTCACAGTTCCGGTGGAGGTGGCGCCGCCAGTCACCACGGTCGGGTTCACACTCGCGGAATTCAGCGCGGGAGCTTGCGTGGAAGCACCGATCTTGAGCAGGAAGCCATCGGTTCCGCCAGCATTAGTCCCTTGCAGCGCATTCTGTAAGGGAAATCCGGCCGTGGAGTTGCTCTGGCCGCCGATATAGATGTTTCCGCCAGCGTCAACCGCCATGCCCCGGGCCTCGTCATAGAAGTTGCCGCCGAGGTAGGTGGAGAACGGCGAGCTCGACCCGTTGGCGCTGATTTCGGTCACAAACACGTCGTAGTCGCCGCCATTGCTGCCCTGGATCGGGTTGGCGGTGGGGTAGAAGATTGATGCGGTGCGTCCCGTAACGTACGCATTGCCCGCGCCGTCTATGCCGATGCCCTGGCCGAGTTCGCGGTTTTCGCCCCCAATAAAGGTGGAGTAAACCAGCGACGCAGCACCCGACTTTGTGGGATCAAACTTCGCCGCGAAGGCGTCTTCGTAATAAGTGGTTTGGCAGCTGGGATTGCAGACAGTGATCTGGTTGCAGAAACCATCGGTACCGCAAGTTCTGTCGTAGGCATTTGGAGTCGTAGGAAAGGTCGAGGACTCGGTGGAGCCAGTGACATAGATCTTGCCGGTTCCGTCCGTGGCCACGGACGTACAGTCTTCGCCAACCTCGCCGCTCAAGAAGGTGGAGTAGCGCAAAGCTGACCCCGCGGCATTCAGCTCGCTTACGAAACAGTACGACCATGGATTTTGGTTTGTTGATTGGTAGGCACTGGCGGTGATCGTAAAATCCTCTGACCCGATTTCCAGCGTACCAACCACCACGATGTTCTTCTGGGAATCTACCGCGATGCCGAAGCCTTCGTCGCTGCCCGATCCACCGAGATACGATGAATAGAGCGTGTTTCCAGCCGGATCCAGTTTTAGAACAAAGGCGTCCCCGGGAAATCCTCCATCGCCTCGAAACGCTCCGGGGGTTACGGGCCAATTCCCCTGGGTCTGGCCGGTGAAGTACGCGTTGCCTTGGGTGTCTACCGCAACCGCGTTAGCGTGGTCGTCGGCTCCGGCGCCGCCAAATGCGAGGGCATATACAAACGTGCCTGTGCCGTTGAGCTTGCTGGCGAGAGCGTACTTGAGGTTGCAGAGTTGATACTGATCCCATGTGCCGTACTCTCCCGCAACGAAGGCCAAGCCGTTCGCATCCACGGCGATTCCATTTCCGTAGGAATCACAGTTGGGATCGCCGACTCCGTTCGAGTACACCGACGCTGTCCCTGCGGCATTGATCTTGTTAATGAAAACGAAGTTTGGTCCGCCGCCGTTATTGGTGGTTCCGACGATGTAGGCGTTACCCTGAGGATCGATCGCGATCCCGTTGATCACGTCATCAGCGGCGCTGCCAAAGTAGGTTGAGTAGGCAAGCACGGGGTCAATCACCAGCGCACGGCTGTGATCATAGGCGCCGATTTCGAAGGCGGCCTCGTTCGCACCAACCAGCAGGAACTTGGCCGGCACTTCCCACTGCAAGCCACCGATCTGCTGATAGGCGATCGGCTTGTGCTGCAGGATATCGCCGCCCGAGGCATGCAATAGAAGATTGCCCTCGCCGTCGAGTTCCAGCCCCTGCACGCCATCGAACGCGAGCCGAATGTTCTGGGGGTTGGCTCCCGAGCGGACGACGAAGTCGTATTCAAGTTGGCGGTTGTTGCCGTGGTAGTCCAGATCGACCCCGGGGTAAACCTCGGAGAACCGCACCTTGGCATAGGTCGGGATTCCGGTAATCCATTTGCTTCGGTCAAGGCCAAAGGCGTAGTTCGCGACTCCCGGCAATTTTTCCTGGCCTTCGACGCTGGGGGCAAGATTCGAACCTGG of the Acidobacteriota bacterium genome contains:
- the hutU gene encoding urocanate hydratase produces the protein MPVDTETHQPSTTHIRAPRGTSLSCKGWQQEAAMRMLMNNLDEEVAERPQDLVVYGGTGKAARNWDCYHAIVRSLKALENDDTLLVQSGKPVGVFKTHEYAPRVLIANSNLVGHFSNWDKFNELERAGLMMYGQMTAGSWIYIGSQGIVQGTYETFNAAGDKHFGGDLSGKLIVSGGMGGMGGAQPLAATMTGAAFLGIDVDPDRIKKRLKTGYCDFLVTNLDEALRILKNAIRKKENVSVGLVGNCADVIPELAERGVVPDILTDQTSAHDPLNGYVPNGMTFEAALALRASDTKAYQERSLDAMARHVEGMLRLQKMGAITFDYGNNIRTFAHQRGVTNAYDFPGFVPAYIRPLFCEGRGPFRWAALSGEPSDIAVTDDLVLQLFPENKSLRRWIDLARKRIKFQGLPARICWLGYGERAQFGLAINDLVKKGKIKAPVVIGRDHLDCGSVASPFRETESMKDGSDAIADWPLLNALVNTAAGASWVSIHNGGGVGIGYSLHAGQVTVADGTDMMAQRIERVLTTDPGMGVIRHVDAGYDEAKEFAARRDVKIPMAAS
- a CDS encoding imidazolonepropionase, which encodes MPKPAGLLLVNIDQLLTLRATSKGPRRRASLSDLGVVEDASVLCIGGKVVSVGTTKDALRDPWLKKNRKKITEIDCAGRVVLPGFVDSHTHPVFMEPRLVDFEKRISGAGYEEIAQAGGGIRSSIEGVRNAAKTALTSKVLAVLGDLAKHGTTTVEAKSGYGLSLESELKSLQVIRAAAKQWPGTVVPTFLGAHVVPPEYRGRSQNYVELVCNEMMPAVAKAKLAQFVDVFCDRGAFSAAESGQIFQAARENKLRVRGHMGQLSETRLEPFLKFGPASLDHMDYVNDADTPALAASNTVATLVPGANYFLGLSRYPDARKFIDSGVAVALATDYNPGTSPTISMSMAMSLACTHMKMSPAEAIAAATINGAFALGLGDRKGSIEPGKDADMSVFDVRNYKEIPYWFGVNRCVQTIIGGAAST
- a CDS encoding M1 family metallopeptidase: MKRFVLLCIVLSSFVSFAQRLPELARPVNYQLTFAPDFEKNIFSGQETIAIQILKPTSEIVLNAAEIDFLSASITTAGTTQEAAVAVDKVKQMATLTVAHTLATGPATIQIHFNGLLNGELRGFYLGKDETGRKYAVTQFESTDARRAFPSFDEPAYKATFDITVIADKKHVALSNAKVLSDTSGPVEGKHTVKFATSAKMSSYLVAIAVGEFEAVEGEADGIPIRVWGTPGKKKLGGFALEGAKSFMHYYDGYFGIKYPFEKLDLIGLPDFEAGAMENTGLITFREALLLLDDKRASIALKRDVADVISHEMAHMWFGDLVTMQWWDDIWLNEGFATWMSPKPVSAWKPEWHVELESVRDTIRSQGVDSLLHTRPIQQAAETPDEIQELFDGIAYGKTAAVLRMLEAYIGPESFRAGVTQYLKQHSYGNATATDFWSTLSKASGKPVDQVMPTFVQQAGLPFVAVHADCNAGTTQVTLHQQRYFFDRELFSRDDSKALWQVPVCLKEDGSPNTSKTCHLLTEKEARFNLPACGNWTLANAGAEGFYRSGYDASNIRGLARDVETGLTPGERIMLLGDVWASVRVGKKPVSDYLALAEGLQNETSRPVLSELLSQLEYIDHYLTSEQDQPQYSAWVRQLLAPSIHRLGFESKSGESEEDKQLRFRVMEVAGGVGHDPEVLAWARKWTSRSLSNTAPLDNTIAETAFALAARDGDSSLYDRLLEKQKLVQTPEDFYIYLDALLAFRDPKLIERNLSRVLSPEVRSQDAAVVISEIMSMPTGGTPAWEFTKRHWDEIAKLSSGSAARVVEATATFCSAEQGAQVSDFFTSHKVASAERGLNQSLEGIRNCADLKSQQAPRLAQWLSNHEIHAGQ
- a CDS encoding protein kinase yields the protein MRPEDWQKIKQIFDAALALSPPQRGAYLDKACSGDTKLRGEVESLLRSHQVADQFLEQPAAEGLAATESGGSRIGSVVGSYRIIEAIGQGGMGVIYRAEDVKLGRSAALKFLPEDMASDRDARARFEREARAASSLNHPNICTVYGVDECDGHLYIAMELLRGQPLSEITQKGRLATDLLLDWGIQIADALDAAHLDGIIHRDIKPSNIFVTDRGQAKILDFGLAKKAPMRHRVSIPIPAAPSDATNPGVAMGTVAYMSPEQARGEDLDARTDLFSFGAVLYEMATGFQAFTGRTTAVVHEAILNRMPPSPRDINTELPPKLAEIIMKALEKDREIRYQTAAELRADMKRMKRDTPSTGVLIAPPAAPLILQEFGGESRGWRENLWKLMVPAAIAVVAATVFFWPPESRPLTEQDSILITDFVNTTGESVFDGALKQALAVKLEESPFLNVVPEEEVQNTLRFMGRPPDERITSALGREICERQNNQAMLTGSIESLGKQYIIGLDATNCRTGRSLAREQVQAADRETVLRVVGSVASQLRRKLGESLASVQKFDTPIEQATTSSLEALKAFSLGDVQRAKGSDMDAIPFYKRAIELDPNFAMAYATLGAVYANVGETALAREITQKAFELRNRVSERERLYISAHYYSDRGQLEKSIAEYLLWEKSYPRDWIPFNNLCSIYGVLGLFDQAVPQGLEALKLQPKDPLPYTSLASVYLGLNRYDEAKKIGERQIANGAEDIAGHNMLYAIAATQNDPDAMRTHAEWAKGKPEEVYLLSFQAQEAVRAGKLLNGRRILQQASELARRNKFDQLNALFAAIEAEWLAELGRHGEARSRAASAAAMDKGISVQTLAADALAISGDTDRAQAVANSLDKNFPLDTLVQGIWLPIARARIQLRRGAPSQAVETLQGASRYELGAQWQNVPLRAIYLRGNAYLQMKAGKDAAAEFRKIIDHRGVDLLSPYGALAYLGLGRALKLTGDESESRRAYQDFLALWKDADPDIPVLQQAKAEYLVSR